CCTAAGATCGCGAATGATCTCAACTCGCTCAACGGTGTCTATATCGGAGTGAAGATACCTAACCTTGACCCCATGTTCATCCAAGTATTCTGTTAGATCTTCAGACATTCTTTTGGTTAATGTTGTTACCAGTACTCGCTCGTTAACAGCCACTCGCTTAGCAATCTCTGAGAGTAGATCATCGACTTGGGTTCCTACAGGTCTAACTTCAATTTCAGGGTCCAACAGCCCTGTCGGCCTTACCACTTGTTGGGCAATTTCACCTTCTGATTTATTAATCTCATAATCACTTGGTGTAGCTGATACAAAAATGCTCTGTGGCATGAGTGCTTCAAACTCTTCAAATTTTAACGGACGATTATCAAGTGCTGACGGTAAGCGAAAACCATATTCAACAAGGTTCATCTTTCGAGAACGATCGCCTTTGTACATAGCGCCAATTTGTGGAACCGTGACGTGAGACTCATCGATAATCAACAACCCATCGTCTGGCAAATAATCGAGCAAGGTTGGCGGCCCATCACCCGAGGCTCGCCCTGATAAATAGCGCGAGTAGTTCTCGATCCCCGAGCAATACCCAAGCTCGGTCATCATCTCAATATCATATTGAACTCGCTCAGTAATACGCTGCTCTTCGATCAGTTTATTGAGATCTAGCAATTGCTTCTTGCGATCTCTTAGTTCCTCTTTGATGTGTTCAGTGGCTGCTAATATCGACTCACGCGGCGTAACATAATGACTTTTAGGGTATACCGTAATACGGGCAACCCGCTTGTTGATGTGACCTGTTAAGGGATCAAATAGACTTAGTCGTTCTATTTCATCGTCGAACAGTTCCACTCTAATGGCATATTTATCAGAGTCTGCTGGGAACACATCGATCACCTCGCCACGAACACGATAGGTACCGCGCTGTAGCTCAATGTCATTGCGTTTATATTGCAGCTCGCTGAGTTTTTTAAGCATATCGCGCTGATCCATTATCGCCCCTTCTCGCAGGTGCAATAACATCTTCATATAGGCCTTTGGATCTCCCAAACCGTAAATAGCAGAGACCGATGCTATGAGTACCACATCTTTACGCTCAAGCAGTGCTTTGGTTGCTGACAAACGCATCTGCTCAATGTGTGCGTTTACCGAAGCATCCTTTTCAATAAAGGTACCACTCGCGGGGACATAAGCTTCAGGCTGGTAATAATCGTAGTAAGAGACAAAATACTCAACGGCATTATGGGGAAAAAACTCCTTCATCTCACCGTAAAGCTGAGCAGCAAGTGTCTTATTAGGTGCCATTATAATAGTGGGCCGAGACATCTTTTCTATCACATTGGCGATAGTAAACGTTTTCCCTGAACCAGTAACGCCTAATAAGGTTTGACTAGCAACCCCCGACTCCAGGCCCTCGACAAGTTGCTTAATTGCCAAAGGTTGGTCGCCCGCAGGTTGATATTGAGATTCTAATTGAAATACAGATTCAGACACTAGGTTATGCTTCCTCATTTTGCTTGGCTGCATTTTACCCTATTTATGTGCAATATGGGTGAACTGAGTAATTTATACATATCCAAAAATTTTAACTAAAGGCGACTAAAAGTAGTGTTTTTATACTAGCAAAAACAGGCAAGCAGTTGCCAATCCATATAAAGCTGATGGTTCAAAAGTTATAACCATTTCTGTTTACTCAGATGAAAGTTTGTGACAGCTTCACAATCAATGACTTAGCAAAGTACACTAGGCCACAGCGGCCTAGAACTGGCACTTTAATTCACAATTACACGACTAGAATAAGTTACAATTCAGCAACAACTTCAAAATCGTGAAAAATTAACTGTTGATTTTTGCATCAATCTGTTTTTAAACAATAAAAAAAAATCTCAACAAAATTGTTCATTTTAACCTCAAGCCCCTACTCATCGGCCTTTGCAACAGTTTTTATCACTTAACCCACAGGCTTATCCACAGATTTAGTGGATAACTCACGCAAGCCTTGTTATAGCGGGACTTTTGACCAATTCAGCGACTTAAGCATTATCAATATAATTTTTGTAATTTTATTACATATGAAATTATGGTACTGCTTCTATAAGCAATTAGTTTTATATATACCTGTTCTACATCAAGATGCGTGATTTCAGTGGGAATTAAAAGTGGTTTAGACAGGATTTAGACCGCTGTGCAATAGTTGGCCTATTGCCGAGGTTAGTAACACAGCGCTGATATTCTACGCAAACTCCCCAAGTGCATGGCGAGAGCAACATTTTTCTGCATTCTTTATTTATTAAGAATAAAGATTGAATTCCGACAGAATGGTCATATTTTGTTCTATACAAAATATGACATTTCCGCCCTCCTTGCCGGTATGAAGCAGAAGGTAGAGCGAAGCGCGGCTAAATAGATCTAGCAGGTAGAGTAATGCATGGAGCAATTGCCGACCTTGACCCCTGTCACTTGACCACATGCTGAATCCTGCAACTTGAAGTGGTTTGTCTATATTCTCTATGAGTTAATCGAAAACTACGATTAACTCATAGACTTGCGTTCTAGCTGTTCAGTTAATGACAAATATGGTGCATTCATCACCATGATGCACATTTGATGAACACTTAATCGCATAAATGCACTTTTTTTCCCTTGTCGAGTTGACTCAGTAGTAAGAGCCATTTAATATGCGCTCCGTCTTCAACGAGACGTAACTTAAACGATTCCCCTGTAGTTCAGCTGGTAGAACGGCGGACTGTTAATCCGTATGTCACTGGTTCGAGTCCAGTCTGGGGAGCCAAAGTTTAAGTTAATCAGATATTTATCTGGTAATATAAAAGAGCAATTCCCCTGTAGTTCAGTTGGTAGAACGGCGGACTGTTAATCCGTATGTCACTGGTTCGAGTCCAGTCTGGGGAGCCACTTTTATATAACGGTTAAATATTGATAAAAAATGTAATTCCCCTGTAGTTCAGTTGGTAGAACGGCGGACTGTTAATCCGTATGTCACTGGTTCGAATCCAGTCTGGGGAGCCAATTTTTATCAGCAAAAATAAGTAAAATGCGATTCCCCTGTAGTTCAGTTGGTAGAACGGCGGACTGTTAATCCGTATGTCACTGGTTCGAATCCAGTCTGGGGAGCCAACTTTTGTTTATGATTTAGATTTATAGCGTTTCCCCTGTAGTTCAGTTGGTAGAACGGCGGACTGTTAATCCGTATGTCACTGGTTCGAGTCCAGTCTGGGGAGCCATCTAAAGATAAATCGAGTATAGGTAATATTGCGATTCCCCTGTAGTTCAGTTGGTAGAACGGCGGACTGTTAATCCGTATGTCACTGGTTCGAATCCAGTCTGGGGAGCCAACCTGTATAACAAAAATATTCTTATTTACCACCGCCTTCTGCAAGCCAAGCACAAATCAGTCTAAAAATAAAACACTCCTCATACAATGCAACTGATATTCAATTCAAAATCAGTTTATAATGCCCATAAAAATACACGTTTTTAGAACAATTTTGTCTTCTATGATTGTGAATGGACTCATTATGACTAGTTTCCGATATTACCAACTCTTTTTAGTTCTTGTTTTCTGCGGACTCACCTTCGTAACCTTTTCCGACAATCAAACTAATTTAGCCAGTCGTAGCGATCAAGAGCTGTCAAAATATACTGCTAGTATTGCGGATCAAAGCAATTGGCTAGGTGATGGCCAAGCGTTATACCAACATTTAGATCAAAGTTTCAATTTCCAGTTCTTCCAATACATTGATAGCAATGACAAAGATAATAGTTACACCAAGGGCAACTTACTGTCTGAGGGTGGAAGTTTTATCAATCAACTCTATCAGATTGAAATGCCAGTCACTCAAACACTGACTAACGGTCGATTACAGGTGAAACTGTCCATAGCAAAAGAGATCACCACAATGTCCGATAGGTTTGCTTATCAGTTAAAACTTATTTGGGGCTCCTTCCTACTGATTAGTGTTTTTAATCTCTTGCTGGCTCTGCGCCAAGCAAAAAAAATACAGTACAGTGCAAAGATAATTGACGATCTACCAAATTTTACTTTCCATGCAATACAAAAATCAAAACTAAAGGGTGAGTTCACCCCACTCGTTAGGGCATTAGAGTCATGCCAAAGTAAGTTAAAATCAAAAATCAATGAACTCAATGAAACCCACGAAACGCTGACTAAAGTCGCTTTTCAAGATCCTATAACAGGATTCGGTACCCGCTCTAAATTCACCGAAAAGTTGAATGAAATATGTTCGCCTAATAGCCAACAATTGGGTGTGCTGGCTATGGTTAGGGCCTCCGAACTTGCTGCAATAAACCAATTACACGGACGTGAAGCTGGCGATAACTATTTAACACGAATAGCGAACCTGATCAGAAAGTCTTTGATTAGATCGCCGAATGCGGATTGTTACCGTATTTCTACCGCTGATTTCGCATT
The Shewanella sp. KX20019 DNA segment above includes these coding regions:
- the uvrB gene encoding excinuclease ABC subunit UvrB, whose product is MSESVFQLESQYQPAGDQPLAIKQLVEGLESGVASQTLLGVTGSGKTFTIANVIEKMSRPTIIMAPNKTLAAQLYGEMKEFFPHNAVEYFVSYYDYYQPEAYVPASGTFIEKDASVNAHIEQMRLSATKALLERKDVVLIASVSAIYGLGDPKAYMKMLLHLREGAIMDQRDMLKKLSELQYKRNDIELQRGTYRVRGEVIDVFPADSDKYAIRVELFDDEIERLSLFDPLTGHINKRVARITVYPKSHYVTPRESILAATEHIKEELRDRKKQLLDLNKLIEEQRITERVQYDIEMMTELGYCSGIENYSRYLSGRASGDGPPTLLDYLPDDGLLIIDESHVTVPQIGAMYKGDRSRKMNLVEYGFRLPSALDNRPLKFEEFEALMPQSIFVSATPSDYEINKSEGEIAQQVVRPTGLLDPEIEVRPVGTQVDDLLSEIAKRVAVNERVLVTTLTKRMSEDLTEYLDEHGVKVRYLHSDIDTVERVEIIRDLRLGVFDVLIGINLLREGLDMPEVSLVCILDADKEGFLRSERSLIQTIGRAARNVNGKVILYGDRITKSMDKAITETNRRRAMQHQYNLDNGITPKGVIKSITDVMDVGDSKSDKSRRVAEEGADYLVKPADISHEIDKLEKQMHEHAKNLEFEEAAAVRDRVGRLREQFIKA